A stretch of Janibacter endophyticus DNA encodes these proteins:
- a CDS encoding amino acid ABC transporter ATP-binding protein codes for MAEPLVVLEGVNKHFGDLHVLKDIDLTIGHGEVVVVIGPSGSGKSTLCRTINRLETFESGSITIDGQPLPQEGKALARLRADVGMVFQSFNLFAHKTILDNVTLGPMKVRGQKKAEAQARAKELLERVGVAHQAAKYPAQLSGGQQQRVAIARALAMDPKVMLFDEPTSALDPEMINEVLDVMVGLARSGMTMIVVTHEMGFARKAADRVIFMDEGEIVEQAEPEEFFTNPKSERAKDFLGKILTH; via the coding sequence ATGGCAGAGCCGCTCGTCGTCCTCGAAGGCGTCAACAAGCACTTCGGGGACCTCCACGTCCTCAAGGACATCGACCTGACCATCGGGCACGGCGAGGTCGTCGTCGTCATCGGTCCGTCGGGGTCCGGCAAGTCGACGCTCTGCCGGACGATCAACCGCCTCGAGACCTTCGAGTCCGGCTCGATCACCATCGACGGGCAGCCGCTCCCGCAGGAGGGCAAGGCGCTGGCCCGGCTGCGCGCCGACGTCGGCATGGTCTTCCAGTCCTTCAACCTCTTCGCGCACAAGACGATCCTCGACAACGTCACCCTCGGCCCGATGAAGGTCCGCGGCCAGAAGAAGGCGGAGGCACAGGCGCGCGCCAAGGAGCTCCTCGAACGGGTCGGCGTCGCGCACCAGGCGGCGAAGTACCCCGCGCAGCTCTCCGGCGGTCAGCAGCAACGCGTCGCGATCGCCCGCGCGCTCGCGATGGACCCCAAGGTCATGCTCTTCGACGAGCCGACCTCCGCGCTCGACCCCGAGATGATCAACGAGGTGCTCGACGTCATGGTCGGCCTCGCGAGGTCCGGGATGACGATGATCGTCGTCACCCACGAGATGGGCTTCGCCCGCAAGGCCGCCGACCGCGTGATCTTCATGGACGAGGGCGAGATCGTCGAGCAGGCCGAGCCCGAGGAGTTCTTCACGAACCCGAAGAGCGAGCGCGCCAAGGACTTCCTCGGGAAGATCCTCACCCACTGA